Within the Trichoderma breve strain T069 chromosome 3, whole genome shotgun sequence genome, the region AGAGCGCCACTCGATCATCGTCCAGGTGTTCAGCCACTACCTGATGAAGCTGTGGATTTTGACtccaagagagagagttgagCCCCTGGGGAGACAAATACTCCGAATCCAGGAAAAAGGGCAGCGGAAAGGCCTCCGCTGGTCTAGGGAAGAAGGCGGCAGGACTGATACCCGGCAGGCTCCTTGACGGAGAGACCCCGTCAACGTGGAGAATCTGCTCAATGTGACTAAGCCTGGTAGAGAGGGTTGAGTCCGAGGCTGCAGTTTCAGCGTACTCGCAGTTCTTGCCGAGACGGTAGCACTGCCATACTCGTGAGTTGCTGGGACGTTGGCCAATGAAGCTGCTCGTAGAGGGAGTGACTAACCAGAGCACATGTAGGAACTTCTCGAGTACATTTTCTCTTCAGACGACTGTAATGAATCGTGTCAGCACTCAGGGCTGTTGGATGAGGATAGGAAGCGATGGTGAAGGAGTGGATCATATACCGACAGGCTCGACAGGCTTGAGAAGCATAGACTTTTGGCGGCATCGCGTCAGGGTGATGAGAGAGTTGCTAGAGACAATAGGGTATGTTCCTCCTTGAATCAAGATATTCAACTCGTGACTATctgcttgtttttgtttgaATAATCCATGTCTGTTATTTTCGCGGAGTTAAAGTTGAAGCTTGGGCTTAGGCCGCTGAGTAACGTAACCCGAAAGCTAACTTTGTGCTTAAGAATGCCGATTAGTCATCACTAATTCCGGCTCACCTCTGCTATTTAATCCTGCCCATGTCATCTCACGAAGACGATAGCGATGATAATAGGTGCTGGGATCGGGGAAATAGTATAGATTATGCTTAATTAAATGTAGTTAGGCTAATTATATACTGGGATCGACCATTTCCCTCCAGCGTGAGTTATGAACCTACAGGTGTGTGTATGATTCATGTCTCTGTTCCCTATTTCTCGTTTTATAAATTATCGACACATGGAGAGCACTGCATTGAGCGATTAAAAAGGCTGAGCTCGTCCCATTAGGCGATAACTAGGACAAGAGTATGTTGGTTGATGTGACTCTTTTCAGATCTTGCGTTGAAGTAGAAATTGCGAAACTGCCTCAAAGTTTGCTCCATCGTAAAATaaatgatgaaaaaaagaagcaggagagagtgagacaaaaagaagggagaagaggaagagggggaggaagaaggtcACGAATATTATAACCATAGATATATGTAGTCTATCTTGTTTCATCTTATTATGTCATTGGGGTTTTAGCGGGCTACATCTATAGAGTTGGACTATttcgttgatgatggagagacaaATTAATAGTATAACGACGGGAGACAAATTAAAGGCTGCATGGTAGCACTCATGAGTTGGTATGACTCTCTGTTGGGAACTCGGCAGCCAACTCTTCGGATTTCGCTCTCTATCTCCAGTGATGAACAGCTTAAGGCCGTGATGAAGTCATATGCTGTTATTTTGGAGTTTCATTGCCATGGAATGCTACACATACTGTACTTTGAAAATTTAGGTATGTGACGTCTTTGGACAGACATTGTGTTGTATAAAAATGCGTTTCGGCGATAGCACAGCGTAAAACCAGGCCACTACAAGGCACAGTAAAAATGGTATGATCTAGTCTTGGCGAGATCGCTCTGTGCTCCGTGAAATGATCGGTTTTTAACTATTTCGGAGTATAAACATTAAACTCCTATAGATGATTCTACATTTATATCCGAATCAAAGTGGTTCATTCGGCGTTGTCCTACGAAATGCCTTGGGCCAGAGACGAGCGGGCTGTCCGCTCCAAAAAGGTACCCACTCTCCGCCCTGTCCGCTCTGTCCGCTCCAGGCGATCGCATCGGATATAGCTTCATATTTTTGTAAAAGAGATATTGGCCATTGTGTATATAAGTCGATGAAGAATAACAACTGTCATGATGATTGAAAACTCTCAGAATCAGCTTCGTTTTCGAATATACATCACTCTTCTACTCTTTACAACATATCAGCTCTTATCGCAATGGCACCTCTCGTGTGGCTCGTGACTGGATGCTCTTCCGGCTTTGGACTAGACTTTGTCAATGAGATTCTCAGTCGTGGGGACAAAGTAATTGCAACCGCTCGCCGATTGGAGAGCCTCGAggacttgaagaagacgggtGCTGCGGTGCTTCAATTGGACGTTACCTGGGACCAGGAACGTATCAACGAGACCTTCAAGAACGCCATCCAGATCTATGGTCAACTGGATGTTCTCATTAACAATGCTGCATATGTCTTGGGCGGTGCATGGGAAGACCTTTCGTAAGAGCTCATTCTCACATTTGGATAATGAAGGTGGAACAAATGCTGATAGCTTATTAGCTACGAACAATTTCACGATGCATTCGAGACAAATGTCTTTGGGCCCCTGAAAACCACCAAGGCTGTGTTGCCCCATTtcagagaaagaaagactGGTATGAATGTCTTTATCAGCTCGATTTCGGGATGGAGCGGGATGCAGTTCAACGCAGGTTACTCTGGAACCAAGTTTGCACTTGAAGGTAAAGCTTTCACCAGGATCACTCCAACAAACTAGTATGAAACCTCCAATTACTCACACCATGGACAGGAATGGTCGAAAGTCTGAACAAAGAGGTGAGGGATCTCGGAATCCGAACGCTGTTGATAGAACCCGGCTTCTTCAGGACCGACCTCCTCTCGCAGGCCAACCTCAAGACTGTGGAATCAAGCATCCCCGATTATAAGGAAGCATCCAAGGGTTTCAACAAGCTACTTCAGGAGAAGAACCACGCACAGAGTGGTGACCCGAAGAAAGGAGTGGCTATTGTCGTGGATCTCGTTCGAAAAGAAGGGActgccaagggcaagacgaTTCCTGTGCGCATGCCGCTTGGACCTGATGGCTATGAGGTCATCAAGAACAAGTGCGACAAGACGATTCGGATTCTGGAAGAGTGGAAGGATGTCATTTCCAGCACTGATTTGGTAGAGTGAACAAGTTTAGCATATTCAGCTTGCGCATTTGAAGTTAATCCTTTCTACAGAAAGAGTTGTGCCTCTTAGCTGGCCTACGATCGATATAGAAGAATGACATACAGAGTGAAAAAGTCTAAAAGTTTTCGTACCTTATT harbors:
- a CDS encoding short chain dehydrogenase domain-containing protein, with product MAPLVWLVTGCSSGFGLDFVNEILSRGDKVIATARRLESLEDLKKTGAAVLQLDVTWDQERINETFKNAIQIYGQLDVLINNAAYVLGGAWEDLSYEQFHDAFETNVFGPLKTTKAVLPHFRERKTGMNVFISSISGWSGMQFNAGYSGTKFALEGMVESLNKEVRDLGIRTLLIEPGFFRTDLLSQANLKTVESSIPDYKEASKGFNKLLQEKNHAQSGDPKKGVAIVVDLVRKEGTAKGKTIPVRMPLGPDGYEVIKNKCDKTIRILEEWKDVISSTDLVE